A stretch of Imperialibacter roseus DNA encodes these proteins:
- a CDS encoding SRPBCC family protein, which yields MERDQWSQFKLRVNINAPADKVYNSWATPGGLEKWFLRKALFRDKAGKAKSEDTPIEQGDTYEWYWHGYPDSVVEKGTVLKANGKDLFSFTFSMKCPVTINMYEEAGELIVQLVESGLPLDDDTAMKHFVGDSRGWIFYLANLKSVLEGGLDLRNKRMELTNVITA from the coding sequence ATGGAAAGAGATCAATGGAGTCAGTTCAAGCTGAGGGTAAACATCAACGCCCCGGCAGATAAAGTTTATAACTCCTGGGCAACACCCGGCGGTTTGGAGAAGTGGTTTTTGAGAAAAGCCTTGTTCAGGGACAAGGCTGGAAAGGCAAAGTCAGAGGACACACCTATTGAACAAGGCGACACGTATGAGTGGTATTGGCACGGCTATCCCGACAGTGTGGTAGAGAAAGGGACAGTACTGAAAGCCAATGGTAAAGACCTTTTTAGCTTTACTTTTTCTATGAAATGCCCGGTTACTATCAATATGTACGAAGAAGCTGGCGAGTTGATTGTTCAACTGGTCGAAAGCGGGCTGCCTCTGGACGACGACACAGCGATGAAACATTTTGTGGGTGACTCAAGGGGTTGGATTTTTTACCTGGCGAATTTAAAGTCGGTGCTGGAAGGAGGGCTGGACTTGCGAAATAAAAGGATGGAACTCACGAACGTCATTACAGCTTGA
- a CDS encoding histone deacetylase family protein yields the protein MGLNSIRRIYDHTTEYNIVALEECRAILLSQFPYMSEKEADELLQDAGEHAVKPYRSIVIIAEGRDKQVMGVAIASHFLKDNFIFLDFIATNKHRISGGIGGALYERLRDEAHSISAIGVFFDCLTDKREWAVDAAEYRQNLARLKFYEKYGARPLEGFSYDLRRDDESYFYLIFDGLGKKDHLSAQLCKSVVSSILESKAKGKVSDGYIGQVLRSIKGSIALRPFRYVKSEPVESTKVSVPADKQIALVVNEGHLIHHVRERGYLESPVRVTSILKELKKTSIFKDTPAKVYPDSHIEAVHEKQYLKFLKKICEWIGETTTMYGDVFPIRNAARLPKDIELQIGYYCIDTSTPLNANAYKAARGAVNCALTAADVVLGGQPMAYALVRPPGHHAERKYFGGFCYLNSNAVAAHYLSKNGKKVVILDIDYHHGNGQQDIFYHRSDVFTVSIHGDPEYAYPNFTGFTDEIGEGEGEGFNLNIALPKGVEGLAYHKALKKALEAIKKYKPDYLVIALGLDIAKGDPSGTWLLSPDDFAINGKMIAALKLPTLVIQEGGYKNKVLGVNARRFFQGLWEGRYLVK from the coding sequence ATGGGCCTTAACTCCATTCGCCGAATTTACGATCACACCACAGAATACAACATCGTTGCGCTTGAGGAGTGCCGGGCCATTTTGCTCTCCCAGTTTCCCTACATGAGCGAAAAGGAAGCTGATGAGTTGCTGCAAGATGCAGGAGAACACGCTGTAAAACCCTACCGATCAATCGTGATCATAGCTGAAGGCAGAGACAAGCAGGTTATGGGAGTTGCCATCGCTTCTCATTTCCTGAAGGATAACTTCATATTTCTCGACTTTATCGCCACCAATAAGCACCGCATAAGTGGGGGAATTGGCGGAGCCCTTTATGAGCGCCTGAGAGACGAAGCACACAGTATCTCGGCCATTGGGGTTTTCTTCGATTGCCTGACAGACAAGCGGGAGTGGGCTGTTGACGCAGCAGAGTACAGGCAAAACCTGGCCAGACTGAAATTTTATGAAAAATATGGAGCACGCCCTCTTGAGGGGTTTAGCTATGACCTGCGCCGTGACGACGAATCGTACTTTTATCTCATTTTCGACGGGCTGGGCAAGAAGGATCACTTGTCAGCTCAGCTTTGTAAGAGCGTTGTCTCAAGTATCCTGGAAAGTAAGGCAAAAGGGAAAGTTTCTGATGGATATATTGGCCAGGTGCTTCGCTCGATAAAAGGATCGATTGCGCTGCGACCTTTCAGGTATGTTAAATCTGAACCGGTAGAGTCTACAAAGGTGTCTGTCCCTGCCGATAAGCAAATAGCGCTGGTGGTAAATGAGGGGCACTTGATTCACCATGTGCGGGAGCGAGGCTATCTGGAATCGCCTGTGCGGGTTACTTCCATCCTGAAGGAATTGAAAAAGACTTCAATTTTTAAGGATACACCCGCCAAAGTGTACCCCGATAGCCATATTGAAGCAGTACACGAAAAACAGTACCTCAAGTTTTTGAAGAAGATTTGTGAGTGGATCGGCGAAACCACCACCATGTATGGTGACGTGTTTCCTATCAGAAACGCAGCCAGGCTTCCGAAGGACATTGAGCTTCAAATAGGCTACTACTGTATCGACACCTCTACACCACTTAATGCCAATGCCTACAAGGCTGCCAGAGGTGCCGTGAACTGTGCACTCACTGCAGCTGATGTTGTTTTGGGAGGCCAACCTATGGCCTATGCCCTCGTAAGGCCCCCCGGGCATCATGCCGAGCGGAAATATTTCGGTGGCTTTTGCTACCTGAACTCCAACGCAGTGGCGGCGCATTACCTGAGCAAAAACGGTAAAAAAGTGGTGATCCTCGATATTGACTATCACCATGGTAATGGCCAGCAGGACATATTCTATCATAGATCTGATGTTTTTACAGTCTCAATTCATGGCGATCCGGAATACGCCTATCCCAACTTCACCGGGTTCACTGACGAAATTGGTGAAGGAGAGGGAGAAGGGTTTAACCTCAATATCGCTTTGCCCAAGGGTGTAGAAGGACTGGCTTATCATAAGGCGTTGAAGAAAGCACTTGAGGCCATAAAAAAGTACAAGCCAGATTATCTCGTCATTGCTTTGGGCCTTGATATCGCCAAGGGCGATCCATCTGGCACCTGGTTGCTGTCACCAGACGACTTTGCGATAAACGGCAAAATGATTGCCGCACTCAAGCTGCCCACTTTAGTTATTCAGGAGGGTGGCTACAAGAACAAGGTGCTTGGTGTGAATGCCAGAAGGTTCTTTCAGGGGCTGTGGGAGGGGCGCTATTTGGTTAAATAA
- a CDS encoding AraC family transcriptional regulator, giving the protein MSRSPVANALLFSNRPPEFSDHTLCQYMGSKGAVVPAHITGLGVAVVMSGKATFRINRELIAINEDSFLVVNKGSELSFELERDDTLVALLYFDAALSKLLYNGLLISSNETAGSSAVGKEDFSLVEHVHFMNASLREQFQLLMKLGNSCASFHSLKADMVVRSILDSLISENQNALQISEKLKVVKTVTKIALYKRLAIAREWMESNHQQGVDLQQAADVAMLGKQHFLRLFKRAYQITPHHFLTKTRLDMAEKLLIETDLAVSEICRAVGFDSIPSFTSLFKRTYGEAPGRYRRQMRLH; this is encoded by the coding sequence ATGAGTCGGTCGCCGGTAGCAAACGCCCTGCTGTTTAGCAACAGGCCACCCGAATTCTCAGATCACACGCTTTGCCAATATATGGGAAGCAAAGGGGCGGTGGTTCCCGCACACATCACAGGATTGGGAGTAGCGGTGGTAATGAGCGGCAAGGCAACGTTTCGGATTAATAGGGAGTTGATAGCAATAAACGAGGATAGCTTTCTGGTGGTTAACAAAGGAAGCGAGCTGTCTTTTGAGCTGGAACGGGACGATACCCTGGTCGCCTTGCTGTACTTTGACGCAGCGCTTTCGAAGCTGTTATACAACGGGCTGCTGATAAGCAGCAATGAAACCGCCGGTTCGTCGGCAGTCGGTAAAGAGGACTTTTCGCTCGTGGAGCACGTGCATTTCATGAATGCTTCGCTCAGAGAACAGTTTCAACTTCTGATGAAGCTTGGAAACAGTTGTGCCTCTTTTCACTCATTAAAAGCTGATATGGTTGTGCGATCTATACTGGATAGCTTGATAAGCGAAAATCAGAACGCCCTTCAAATCTCGGAGAAGCTCAAAGTTGTGAAAACAGTCACAAAAATAGCACTATACAAGCGATTGGCGATAGCCAGGGAGTGGATGGAGAGTAACCATCAGCAGGGAGTTGACTTACAACAAGCAGCTGATGTAGCTATGCTGGGCAAACAGCATTTCCTCAGGCTTTTCAAGCGGGCCTATCAAATTACACCTCATCACTTTTTGACCAAAACGAGGTTAGATATGGCAGAAAAACTATTGATAGAGACGGATTTGGCCGTTTCTGAGATTTGCCGGGCTGTAGGCTTCGACAGCATTCCTTCGTTTACTAGTCTGTTCAAAAGAACATATGGCGAAGCACCCGGGCGTTACCGGCGACAAATGAGGCTGCACTAA